From Podospora bellae-mahoneyi strain CBS 112042 chromosome 3, whole genome shotgun sequence, the proteins below share one genomic window:
- a CDS encoding hypothetical protein (CAZy:GH43; EggNog:ENOG503P0GH; CAZy:CBM91; COG:G), whose translation MPQVRNPILPGFNPDPSILRVGDDYYIATSTFEWYPGVQIHHSKDLANWELVTRPLTRKSQLDMRGDPDSCGIWAPCLTHDGEKFWLVYTDVKRKDGSFKDTHNYIVSAPAIEGPWSDPVYTNSSGFDPSLFHDPDTGKKWFVNMLWDHRRRPLLFAGIALQEWDPISGKLVGPRKNIYQGTELALVEGPHLYKRNGWYYLLTAEGGTGYDHAVTFARSRDIWGPYETHPDKHILSSKDHPHAALQRAGHGDIVDTPDGKTYLVHLTGRPTTQRRRCVLGRETAIQECFWKDDWLFVKGGPVPSLHVELPAARDEDRYWETKKYSFDAGEGLHKDFQWLRTPEPERIFNLDNNKLNLIGRESIGSWFEQALVARRQEHFSYDAETVIDFSPTDEREFAGLTAYYCRYNFFYLIVSAHSDGQRELLIMASEASWPVGNLVLPLSNPDSVVIPNEGKVRLKVTVRGKELQFWYALEGEQELKKIGPVFDASIVSDECGGHQAHGSFTGAFVGVAASDLNGTGRVASFEGFVYTPVKHGSDRYEV comes from the coding sequence ATGCCCCAAGTACgaaaccccatcctccccgggttcaaccccgacccctccatcctccggGTGGGCGATGACTACTACATTGCCACTTCCACCTTTGAGTGGTACCCAGGCGTTCAAATCCACCACTCCAAGGACCTCGCCAACTGGGAACTCGTCACCCGCCCCCTAACCCGCAAGTCCCAGCTCGACATGCGAGGCGACCCGGACAGCTGCGGTATCTGGGCTCCCTGTCTCACCCACGATGGTGAAAAGTTCTGGCTGGTGTACACAGATGTCAAGCGCAAGGATGGGTCCTTCAAGGATACTCACAATTACATTGTTTCCGCCCCGGCCATCGAGGGCCCATGGTCGGATCCGGTCTACACCAACTCTTCTGGGTTTGATCCTTCACTCTTTCACGACCCGGACACCGGCAAGAAGTGGTTTGTGAACATGCTGTGGGATCACCGCCGTCGCCCTCTTCTTTTTGCCGGGATTGCGTTGCAGGAGTGGGATCCTATTTCTGGCAAGCTCGTGGGCCCACGCAAAAACATCTATCAGGGTACCGAGCTCGCTCTGGTCGAGGGCCCTCATCTCTACAAGCGGAATGGATGGTATTATCTCCTGACCGCCGAAGGAGGCACCGGCTATGACCACGCAGTCACCTTTGCCCGTTCCAGGGACATTTGGGGGCCCTATGAAACCCACCCAGACAAGCACATTCTCTCCTCCAAGGACCATCCCCATGCCGCGCTGCAGCGTGCCGGACACGGTGATATTGTCGACACACCCGATGGGAAGACCTATCTCGTCCACCTTACCGGCCGCCCGACCACCCAGAGGAGAAGGTGCGTTCTCGGCCGCGAGACCGCCATCCAGGAATGCTTCTGGAAAGACGACTGGCTCTTTGTCAAGGGTGGGCctgtcccctccctccatgTCGAGCTCCCTGCCGCCCGGGATGAGGATCGGTACTGGGAGACGAAAAAGTACTCGTTCGATGCTGGCGAAGGATTGCACAAAGACTTCCAGTGGCTTCGCACCCCCGAGCCGGAGAGAATCTTCAAcctggacaacaacaagctcaacCTGATTGGCAGGGAGAGCATCGGTTCCTGGTTCGAGCAAGCCCTCGTTGCGAGGAGGCAAGAGCACTTTTCCTACGACGCCGAGACAGTCATTGACTTTTCCCCCACCGACGAGAGAGAATTCGCCGGGCTGACGGCCTACTACTGCCGGTACAACTTCTTCTACCTCATCGTCAGCGCGCACAGTGACGGGCAGAGGGAGTTGCTGATCATGGCTTCCGAGGCGAGCTGGCCGGTGGGGAATCTGGTCTTGCCGCTGTCAAATCCTGACAGTGTGGTTATTCCCAACGAGGGCAAAGTCAGACTCAAGGTTACggtgagggggaaggagctGCAGTTTTGGTACGCACTTGAGGGGGAAcaggagctcaagaagatCGGCCCGGTGTTTGACGCAAGTATTGTGAGTGATGAGTGTGGTGGGCATCAGGCTCATGGGAGTTTCACGGGGGCTTTTGTGGGGGTGGCTGCCTCGGATTTGAAcgggacggggagggtggccAGTTTTGAGGGATTTGTGTACACGCCTGTGAAGCATGGTAGTGATCGGTATGAGGTTTAG